In a genomic window of Bordetella petrii:
- the cydB gene encoding cytochrome d ubiquinol oxidase subunit II: protein MGIDLPLIWAVIILFGVMMYVVMDGFDLGIGLLFPFFPEKADRDVMMNTVAPVWDGNETWLVLGGAGLLAAFPLAYSVVLSALYLPLVLMLIGLVFRGVAFEFRFKARPGRLRLWDKAFAGGSLAATFFQGVTLGAFLNGLPVMNDLYVGTSTAWLASFPLFTGLGLAVAYALLGATWLVMKTEGPLQRRLRALARRLTWALLAVIAVISIWTPMQHPAIAERWFSLPNLFWFAPVPLLVVATTWRLLAALRGNGHAAPFLLTLALVFLGYSGLGISLWPYVIPPSITIWQAAGPPQSLGFTLVGALLIVPLILVYTGWSYWVFRGKVRHGEGYH, encoded by the coding sequence ATGGGGATTGACCTACCGCTGATCTGGGCCGTGATCATTCTGTTCGGCGTCATGATGTACGTGGTCATGGACGGCTTCGACCTGGGCATCGGCCTGCTCTTTCCTTTCTTTCCCGAGAAGGCCGACCGCGACGTCATGATGAATACCGTGGCGCCGGTATGGGACGGCAACGAGACCTGGCTGGTGCTGGGCGGCGCGGGGCTGCTGGCCGCCTTTCCGCTGGCCTACTCGGTCGTGCTCAGCGCCCTGTACCTGCCGCTGGTGCTGATGCTTATCGGCCTGGTCTTTCGCGGCGTCGCCTTCGAGTTCCGCTTCAAGGCGCGCCCGGGCCGACTGCGGCTATGGGACAAAGCCTTCGCGGGCGGCTCGCTGGCGGCCACTTTTTTCCAGGGCGTCACGCTCGGCGCCTTCCTGAACGGCCTACCCGTCATGAACGACCTCTACGTCGGCACATCCACGGCCTGGCTGGCTTCCTTCCCGCTATTCACCGGCCTGGGGCTCGCCGTGGCCTATGCACTGCTGGGGGCCACCTGGCTGGTCATGAAAACCGAAGGCCCGCTGCAGCGGCGGTTGCGGGCCCTTGCGCGGCGCCTGACCTGGGCGCTGCTGGCCGTGATCGCCGTCATCAGCATCTGGACGCCAATGCAACATCCCGCCATTGCCGAGCGCTGGTTCAGCCTGCCCAATCTGTTCTGGTTCGCGCCCGTGCCGCTGCTCGTGGTGGCCACGACCTGGCGCCTGCTGGCAGCGCTGCGTGGCAACGGCCACGCCGCTCCTTTCCTGCTGACGCTGGCGTTGGTTTTCCTTGGCTACAGCGGATTGGGCATCAGCCTGTGGCCGTATGTGATCCCGCCTTCGATCACCATCTGGCAGGCCGCCGGCCCCCCGCAAAGCCTGGGATTCACTCTGGTGGGTGCGTTGCTCATCGTGCCGCTGATCCTGGTTTACACGGGGTGGTCGTACTGGGTATTCCGCGGCAAGGTGCGCCACGGCGAGGGGTATCACTGA
- a CDS encoding DUF2474 domain-containing protein has protein sequence MKRPARLWIRRLAWLAFLWGSGVAVVFALAQLIKTVMRNSGLG, from the coding sequence ATGAAGCGTCCCGCGCGCCTTTGGATCCGGCGCCTGGCCTGGCTGGCGTTCCTGTGGGGTAGCGGCGTGGCCGTGGTATTCGCGCTCGCGCAGCTCATCAAGACTGTCATGCGCAACAGCGGGCTCGGCTGA